One Streptococcus sp. VT 162 genomic window, ATTTGGATCTGTTCGATACTCATCAATGACAAGTAAGGCATCTAAACGTGTCTTGGCATTTTCCCATTCAATTCTTCCCATCTCTTTAGTCCTCCATCTTAAAGCTTAAAATCTATTATGCTTACAAATTCTATAACGAATTTCTATCTATTTCGTCCGGCTATACTGTGGAATATTTTCTTCACTAGATAAATCATCAGGTGTTTGATTTTCTAGATGTACATTCATCACGCACCTGACTAGCAGTTTGTAAAAGTAGTTAACAAATAGTCACTAAGACATTCCCCTTGAGAGTTAAGATTTTCTTATAAAAGTCCTTCATTTTTACAAAGCAGGTTCGAATGTCATCCTTGATTTCTTCCTCTTCATCAAGATAATCCCAAATATCGGGATACAAATCTGCCTTCTTGCATGCTTCCATGCTAAAGTTAGCTAGAGCCCTATCCATGTCAAAATTCTCTAATGCTTGAACAATCTCAGCTATCTTTGAGTGTTCAGTATAGGCTATATACTCCGATACATTTTCTAAAGGAGTCACTCCCAAGACAGCTTCTCTCAAGGGGTCGTCATCCATAAATTCTGAACTACTAAAGCCTGTCATAACAAAGAGTAAGGCATCCCACATTTTGTCAATATCTATCAACGTATCATTTCCCTCAGGATAATCCTCTACCAAGTCAAGCAAATCCTCTTCCTGACAAGAATACCGCTTTATTTGGCTTAATTTATTGTCAGATAGATATTGATAATTAGCAATCATTCCCATAATGTTTCCTCCTATAGGTTCCTTAGGATAGTACTGATGTTACCAGTTCCCTTTCTTGAAAAGGCAAGAAATCTACTGTTTTTGGATACTCCTCCTTATTTCTCATTCTCATTTTCTGTCACTTCCCAGACTTCTGACTGATAACCCTCACCATCTATATCATAGCGCTGAGTATAACCTAAAAATCGCTCTTTATTATTTGCCTTACGAGGCTTGAGAATGTTTACAGCCCAGACTCCGATAAGAATGAGAACTAAAAGCGCTATTACTTTCTCCATATTACTTCTCCTTTGCCTATCTTAATAACCTTCAACCCACTTTTCATTATCCATGATAAAAGGCTTAGCTAATCCGTCACCAGTGTAATCCGCATACTTTGTAGCTAAATACTTGTAACAATCTTCCTTGCTCTCAAACTTAATAGCTTGATAAGGCTCTTCAAAAGTCAGTTTCTCTACAAATAAGAAACCCTCCTCAGCTGGCACTAAAACACCAACGTGCCCTACAAAAAGATACTCCCCATCCAAATTATCATGCAACACAACAGACAACATTCGAGCTTTATCATTGAATTGAAACTGGGAAAAGAATTTCTCCATCTTCTGCGCGTGAACTTTTACATCCGTCGTTGCTTCCGTCTCCACCCTAGAAAATAGAATATCAAACTCTTCCTTATCTTTCGAATCAAATACTTTTCCCTTATCGATAGCATCGTTATCCACAAAAAGCAGCTGATCATTCTTTTCAAGTTTTGGAATTGTGACCGAATTTTTCAAGAGCGCATAGCTATTGATGCGGCAGTTGGTCCCGACAAAGTCACCCTTTTTTTGATTCCAGAGGTTGCTGATTTTCTCTACGTCGTATTCTGTCTTCGTAAAGGAGGCAAAATCCCCACTTAAGCCAGTAGAACCGACAGTCGCATTATAGTCTGTGACAAGATTGAAAAATGCATCAACACTATTTGGGTCCAAGTGAGCTGATAAGAGAGATTTGACCTCTTCGGTACTGACCTGATTATTCAGATTTGTATATGAAGCCGTCCAAGGAACTTTATCCGAACTGGTCTGTGTCTGGTTTGCAGCTTCAGTGCTCGTATTATTTTGCTGACAAGCAGCCAATCCAAGAAATAAGGGCAAACACAATCCCAAGGCTACTACTTTTCTCGTTCGTTTCATGAAACGCTCCTTCTAGAGTACAAGTCTCTTTTTCATTTTAAACAGTATTCATTAATCATGCAGCTAGTAATCGTTGACTTAGCTATATTATACTACATAAGTCAAAAAAAGACTGCACGAATCACCCATTCATTACAGTCTTTTTAATCATATTATTTATTGAACGACAAAACCTTTAGGCAAAATTTCCAGTTGCAGTCCCAATTCTTGGCAATGACTTGCTAGCGCTACAGTGTCACTATCGACAAGATAATTTTCAGATGATTGGTTAAAAATAGCTTGGACCTTTTGTCCATCATAATTCCATTCTAGAGCTAGAACATCCGGTTTGATTTCTTGCAGACTATAGGTTCCATGTTGGATAATGCCTGAAGCATCCTTTCGAAGTTGAATCAATTTCTTCATAAAATTCAACATCTCATTGCTATCGAAAACACGTTCCCAAGGCATGACACGACGACAATCTGGATCTGGTCCTCCATCTAACTCCAACTCTGTTCCATAGTAGAAACACGGTGTCCCTCTTTGTAAAAAGAGGCAGGCAAGGGCTGACTTAACCAGTTGTACATCTCCCTTGGCAGTAGTCAAAATGCGCTCCGTATCGTGCGAATCCAGAAGATTGAACATCACTTCCGAAATCTGCTGTCTATAGTACATAGATTGGCTATTGATTTCATTGATAAATTGAGGTGACTTCTTAACCCCTCGCAAGAAATAATCCTTGATAGTATCAGAGAGAGGGTAATTCATGACTGCGTGGAATTCATCGCCATTTAACCAGGGCTGGGAAGTGTGCCAGACCTCTCCAAGAATATAAAGGTCAGGCTTTTTAGCCAGGACAGCCTTACGGAAATCTCGCCAAAATTGGTGGTCGACTTCATTTGCCACATCCAAGCGCCAAGCATCGATATCAAACTCTTCAATCCAGTAGGTCGCAACGCTCAACAAATAGTCCCTCACTTGAGGATTGGCCGTATTGAGCTTGGGCATATAGCTGGCAAAGGCAAAGGTATGGTAAGGGAGTTTTCTTGGGTTTCCCAGCTTATCCTTGGTCACGGGGAATTCTTGAACATGGAACCAGTCTTTATATTCCGACTTTTCACCATGCTTGAGAACATCCTGCCATTGTGGAGACTGGTCCCCGATATGATTGAAAACAGCATCCAGCATGATTTTCATGCCCCTCTGATGGGCTCCCTCCACCAGTTTACGGAAGATTTTCTTGTCTCCAAAATGACGGTCAATTTCGAAATAATCCGTCGTATTATACTTGTGATTGCTTGGGGATTCAAAAATCGGACAGAGATAAAGTCCTGTAATCCCCAAGTCCTGCAAGTAATCCAGATAGTCAATAATACCTTGTAAATCACCACCAAAGAAATCGCTCGTCTTTGGCTTGATAGAGGAATCCCAAGCTAGGGCTCCTTCTGGAGAAATCTCAGGATTCCCATTAGCAAAGCGTTCTGGGAAAATCTGGTACCATACCGTCTTTGCTACCCAGTCAGGAACATGACAAGCATCAATCTCATGGATATACGGAATTTTGAAGCCGTTTCCTTCATAATGAAGGTTTTCTAGCGTGTTTGCAACACATCCCTTATCGCCATACAAAATACTCTGACCTAGCTTATCTTTGAGTTCAAAAAGATACTGTAGTCGAGCATAGCCCACTGAAACTTCTGCTTGCCAGTAATCAAATAAGGCATCAGAAGTTACTTTGATCATCGCCTTACTTGCTTCATAATGGTCCTCTAAAAAGATAAAAGTATCTCCATAATGCAAATGGATGCTTTCAATATCATCTTTCTTAGTCCGGATACGAATGTGCATTATCTTGTCTTTATAGAGATAAGCATACTCCGACTCTGATCTATGGTAAATAGCTGTTAATTCCACTGTTTTGTCTCCTAATTAACTTGAGTTCATTTGCGACGCAAACGTTTTCACAATTGTGATTCTAGTATACTACTTTAAAATTTTATTTTCAATACTTGTCCGTAGTTTTGAGTGGATTGTTTTTGAGAATATAAAAAAGCAGTAAGACTTAATACCTACTACTTTCTGATTGATGATTTACAAATGCCTTTCCAGCCAATCTATCTTTTTAAAATCTTTATTGTTATTGTGGTCATTTCGATAGGAATCTTGGGAAGAAGCTTTATATATACTGAAATACTGTTCTAAACTTGGAACACGAAACGTGATGTCCTCGAGATGAATCAACTCTATATCTGATTCAGATACTCCTGCAAAATCAGGTAAGGAATCGATACTCCCAAATTCAACGCTCACGCCATCTTTTTGGAATTCGTGCTCGTGAATATCTACCAAGGTATAGCCTAAGTGGTTCATCACTTTCATTATCTTGTCCCAGTCATAAATCCTGAGATGATCAGGCGCATCCCATCCTCTAGGATCTCCAGAAACATGAATGTCAATGTCAGACGGCTGCCATTCTTCATTTGAACGGTATTCAAACCCCAAAGACCCCATGAGTGTCGGTGTGATTCCGACTGGGTTTAAATGTGAACAAATTGTTCGAAATTCATCAAATAGAGAATTCATTTCTCCTCCAATCGTTGATATGAATTCAGTTTTAGCAGTGAAAGACAAACTTGTTTCTACCTTCTACTCTTTCGGTTGTGAAAAGACTTCAATATGCTGGCCCAGTACCTTAATCTCTACAGGTAGATTATCCGACTTATCGCCGTCAACATCTGACTCCAATTCACTATCTGAAGAGATCTTAATATTGCACGCTCTGATATATTCAATATTATCATTTCCGACAACATCTCCTTTTAGTAAATCAGGAATAACGGATAATTTAGAGAATATAGAAGCATCTTTTAGAATCAAAATATTGGCATAGCCATCTTTGTCTTCTTCAAAGATTTTCTTGTCAGCGAAGTAATTTGTCAAGAGAACCAAAACATGGCTAGCTTCACCAACATAATTTCCGTTTTCTGTCTCAACCTTAATGTTAAAGACCTGATCCGTCATCACAGACTTCATGGTATTTACAGCATAGGCTAAAATACCGAATTTTGTCTTGTCCTCGATCTCCACATTGTGAATCGCCTCAGGCAGAGAACCGATACTAAAAATATAACCAAAATAGTTGTCATTCGCTTTACCGATATCAATCTTATTGGTTAAGTTAAAATCGAGTTCATCAATCGCGCCATCGATGTCTTGATTGATTTCCAACAGTTTTGTAATGAGGTTACCCGTACCGCCTGGGATAATACCCAACTTAGGAACGTATTCTCTCTCAGCAATACCTGAAATAACTTCATTGACCGTCCCGTCTCCACCAAAAACAACCACTGCATCGTACTGCTCACGAGACGCTTCCTCAGCAAAGAGTGTTGCATCCAGTGCTTTTTCGGTAATTTTGGTTTCCACCTGCTCAAAATAATCTTTTGCTTTATTCTCCAGCTTGACCTTATAATCCAAAGCCTTTTCCCCACCAGAGGTAGGGTTGATAATTAACATTGCTTTTTTCATTGATAATACTCCTTTAATCGTTACAAAAATTCTAGTAACTAATTATATCACTTGAGTTATGGAAACGCCATCCAAATGCTTGAAAAATCGAATCCACTAACTAGAATAGATACGTTAATGTATCAAGCACTAACCTCAACTTAAACAAGAATAAATACTTATTGTTAACAATCCACTACTTTACTTTTTCGACAATTTTATATAATCCATTAAGTATAAAATGGCTGAAACAAATGCGAACACACTGGAAAATCCAGCTAATATCGGAATAAAACCAATAATAGATGCAATCAAAAGAAACTGATAAGTCTTCTTATTGACTTTTGATTCTTCATCATGAAGAAGGAATGCTACAAAACCAAAAAACAGCAATATTAAACAAGTTGAAAAGTAGATTCCATCCCAACTAGAAAGTCTAACAAGCTTAGGTATCACCCAGTAAATGATTTCAAATTTCCACATTTTAGAAGAAAGGTAAGTAATCGTTAAAGCTCCAATTAAAGAAATAACTCCGTTTATTAGCAATAATTTATTTGATTTCACACTTAATCCTTTTTATCCTTTTCTGTACTTATTCATCGCTAATTAATAGATTCACTATTTAAAAATTCTTTAGACTTCCGTACGATATAGAGCTGTTCATCTTCTTGAGCGAGTTTTCTAAACAATTCATTCGCCCTAGTCATATCTCCTTTTAATTTAGAGTTCAAAGCTTGATAATAAGTGATTTCCAATTGTTGATATTTAAATTCGTTTTCCAATTCTTCAAAATAATCATTGAATTGATGAGCAATTGTTAAATCGTAAAGTGCAATACTTACGCTTTTTGTTTTCTCGGCTAGAGAGGAATCTGAGATGGACATTTTGTTTAGTATAAGATCAAGCTCATCTCTGGTTAGGTTTGGATTTGCAAGAACTGTCGAGCGAACGAGGTAACTCTCAAAGAAATCCCTGTATTTCGGCTTCAGTTTTTGATCAGTCATTGCTTCAGAAGCCTCCTTAATGGCAGCATCGAAATCACCAATCATATAGGAATACCCAACAGATGTTAGTGTCACATCCATTTTTATAATAGCTCTTTTTGCATCTTTCTTCAATTCAATGTATTGCTTCCAAGATGGTAAATCTAAGTCCATATGCAGTAACTTAGTAGCACTCCTTACATACCCTCTTCTGATTAGTGCAATGAAAAGAAATAAAAGTGCACTTATGAATAAAATACAAAGGGTTTGAGTAGTCCTATCTTTCACCATCCAAGCTACAAAAAGACTGAGAAGAACAGCCAAAACAATCACGACTTTTCTATAAAATGCATATTTCTTACGTATTTCTAAATAATTCATTTTTACTCCTTTTCTAAATTACAATGTGGCATTACGAGAGAAGTTCTGAACCTTAAATGAGTCATTGACTAACAAAATGCTTCACGAATAAGTTTAATACTTGAATCAATATCATTTATTCTATATTTTCTCAATCTTTTCAACCTCAATTTGACCATGCTTGTATGGATGAGCGATTGGGAAACTTCCTAGAGTAAACATGAAAAAGAATAACGATACGATTCCATTGATTACCAAGAAAGCTCCTTCCGTTCCATTATTCAAGCAAAGGAAAAAAAGCAAACAGAGTAAAATTAATCCAATGAACGGATAAACTCCTCCGTTGCTTTTTTTAATAGTTGTAAAGGTCACTGTGTATTTATTGCTATTTTTAGGAATCCATTTTTCTGCTTTTTTATGAGCCAACCTAAGTGAAATAACAGCAGCAAAATATGAAATCAACATGGAAATAGAAAACAGGAGTAACTTTAGTAATATTTGCTCACTAATATTATTATGAATAAAAAGTTCTTTCAGTGCATCATAACTAACCTTGACGATTGGTTGAACGATAATGGCTATCATTGTCGCATTTACAGGTCTTCTAGGTTTAATTGCAAACTGGTTATTATTTTTTTCAATCTCTACCATGTTCACTGTAATTGTATCTGTTTTTATTCCCCAATAATAGCTCTTTGGGCTTATAGTACTTGTATCCATGACATACTTCTTCGATTCGTGATTTATCTGAACAATTTGAAAGCACATCATGCTTGAATTTTTAAATTTTAATTCCACGTCTATTCCTCAAATACTTTCTAATTAATTCCCTAATTTTCTGATAAAATAGCCCAATGTGACCTGCAAAAGAGGATCATAAAACGGCTTTTAGCTTAATTTATAACTTCTCTATTCTATCAAAAATAATCTCTTGCTTTTCGACACGTTCTCGGAGTGGTGACATGCCTAAAATCACTGTAAAAAATCCCAACAATAGAATACTATTAACAACAAGTAAGGCTCCCTCTGTTCCATTAACAGTATATAGATAAAATGCAAAACATCCAAGAGTCGGAACAAGGATAAAAGGAAGAAGTTTGTAATGTTTTAATTGACGTTTATTTCCAACTGGTTTAAAGGTTATTTGATAGTTTGAAACTTTATTCTCAAGTCTTTTTTGGACGCTATGACGAGCTCTTATGGCAATGAACCAGAAAGCAAGATAAGCTAGGAATATGAACAGACCATATAAACCTATCTTTAAAGGAAGATTGTGACTAATCCCATTGTTTCTAAAAAAACTCGTCACTAGCCGATAGCCAGATCCCCCTATTGCTACACCAATTGCAGCACCAATTGATTTACTCATAGTTGGAGCCACACTTTCAAAACGAGTATCTCTTTTATCTAACTTTTGCATTTTTGCAGTGATCTCATCAGGAAGAGAACCCCAGAAATAGGATTTTGGTCTAACAGTCGTCAAATCTAGAATATACTTTTCTCCCTCTACTTCTACTATTTTGAAAAATACTTTATTCGTTTCTTTAAATTTTACCTTCATAGTCACCTTTAAATCCTTCTCAGAGTTAAAAAACTCTTTTCAATAACATTCCTAAATCGTTAGCCCCGTTTTTTAATAATAGTTAAACCAATTTTGACAGACATCTCTTTCGATGTTAACTGTATTGTAATCCCATAATTTGTTTTATCTGAGTAATCTATTCTAATTTGGCACGTTGTTTCCTCTGGTAGATCATATTTGTTTTTCAGTTTCTGAAAGAGGTCAGAGTTATTTTCTGGCTGGTAGATAATTTCACTAAGCTCTGTTGTTCCGGTTCTTAACGTCCTTTTTACATTCAAGGAGTCAAAAACATCTCTTTTGACAACTAAATTAAGAATCTCTTCATCAAATAAAGGATCTATCTCTGAATCGTAATGCAACTTGCCATTAGAATAACTAACGGGAACCGTTTTTTTGTTTTCTCCGATTTGTATTCTATAGTCACCCTTACCATCTGCCTTGGTAATACCTAGGTCAATTTCATATCTTTTGACTTCGTCACCATTTTTTATATAGACTCTACTTTTATAAGCTTCCAGCCCATTAAAATCTTTCTGCTCTTGTTCCAAAAATTTAAACATAGGTTCAAACGTTTTTTCAAACTCGAACTGTTCCTTTGTTCTATTTTGGGGAATAGTTTCACCACCCAAACTACAAGCATTCAATGATAATAGCGAAATCAATACAATTACCAAGCCAGACAGCCATAATAAATGTTTATATTTTTTCATTTACCTCTCCAAAATCACGAAGTCTAAGTCTATTATAGCATGAACATATTGGAAATGGCTCTCTATAACCATTTAGATTCATTCATAAAATGCATTTAAAGACAATTGACCTATTGATAGGAAAACTTGATAGTTTAAAAGCTTTGACCTTACTCTTGTACAAAAAAAGACATTCAAGAAAATCTTAAATGCCTGTATAAATAGTATATCAAGGATATTGCTTGTTAAACTTCTCCTAACCAGGATCGACATCAAGAAATCTTACTGTATAGCCATTGTCGGTATATAGAAACTCTACTTGCAATCTCATATCTACTAATTCAGAATTTGAAGTCAAATCATAATCAACAGCAAACCCAGTCTGGTCGTCATAATCATAAATTTCCAATTGAGAGTACTCATAAGGCGGATTGAAATGACACTCCACACCATACTCATCAATCGTGTCAAAATCATTCAATTCTAATGTCTTTTCAACATAACTAAAGAACTCGTTTAAATCGTCAATCTCTGATTCATCGACATAATTCATAATGTCTTCATATTTTTTCAGGTGAATAGCCTTTAAAATATTTGTGATAACCTCTATAACTTTTTCTTTTTTATACATATCAAGTAATTCCATCGTTGCCACCTTTCTTCTTAACTAAACAATCATTTTCCTGCTATGAAAAGCTCCCATCGTTCAATGACTTCCTTTAACGGGTTGTCTAGATAGGAATAGGTCTGTTCCTTGATCCAGTCCGGAATGCCATATGCCGCCTCAGCTATACTCCCCGTTATTGCAGCAAGAGTATCACTATCGCCACCAAGGGAGATGGCATTTCTGATAGCATCCTCAAAGTCTGTACTTTCAAGAAAGGCAATGATAGCTTGAGGTACCGTATTCTGGCAAGTTTCATTGAAACGATAAGTAGGACGAATTTCATCTAGTGTTTGAGAAAGATTATATCCATACTCTTGTTCTATATGCTCCTTGATAAGTCTCTTACACTCTGTAGGATTATCGTTGATCGGTTTTCCATAGTCACCACTGTAACCTCCAAAGTAATAACGACACATAAATATAGTATCAGACGTCGCCATAGCTCCTTTGACACCCTCTGGATGGTTATGAGTCACCTCTGCAGAAAGTCGTGCAACTGCTCTTCTGGACGGCCAGACTCCCGTTCGTGCACAGAAACTACAATCCATGGTCCAGGCACATGGAGAAACACGCATTGCTGAGCCATTTCCAAAGCTATTATAAGGTTCTCGATCGTCGCCATCAACCCAATTCCCAAATCTTGCACCGTAACCTGCATCGGGATACATTCTACCATATTTTTTCATGGCGTCAATAAAGTCATCCTTCTGACCGCCATTCATAATGGCTTCTGCAACAGCACAGGTCATAACCGTATCATCAGTGAAAAAACAATTCTCACGAAATAATGGAAAGTCTTTCGTTTTGATATTGTTCCATTCGTAAACTGAACCTACAATATCTCCAACTATTGCTCCTAGCATGGTATTCCTCCTTACAAACTATTAGTTTAGACTGACATTTCTACTTGTCATACTCATCTATTTTATCAGCATATTCAGTCAAAAGTTTTTTTGAATAAATTTTTTCATTACTTGAATTTCTAACTTCTTTCCAAAGAATAGAAGCTACTTTTAGTTTATTCGAGTAGTTGGCACTATTTTCGTCTGCACAGAAATCCTTTAAAAACTGATTCCATTGACAAACCGAATGGTCATACTTGGCATAATCTGAATTTCCATAATAAACTTTTAGCATATCTTGAATGGTAAAACTTAAATCATGTTCTCTTTTTACTTTTCTCCAAGCAGTGGCCATATTAGCAGTAAATTTAAAGGGCGAAACACCTGTTAAAGTTGAGAAATATTCTCTAAAGTTTGCATTAAAGGAGAATCCACATTCAAGTAAGGGCGTATCTAAAGTAACGACTTCTACTCGTTTCTTTTTCCTTTTTACTGATGATTTTTTAATCAAATTCCCCTTGAAGTACTGCTCAATAATATCATTGAGTTCTTGTTTTGTACCTCTATTTTCAAGTCCTAAT contains:
- a CDS encoding membrane protein, with product MKRTRKVVALGLCLPLFLGLAACQQNNTSTEAANQTQTSSDKVPWTASYTNLNNQVSTEEVKSLLSAHLDPNSVDAFFNLVTDYNATVGSTGLSGDFASFTKTEYDVEKISNLWNQKKGDFVGTNCRINSYALLKNSVTIPKLEKNDQLLFVDNDAIDKGKVFDSKDKEEFDILFSRVETEATTDVKVHAQKMEKFFSQFQFNDKARMLSVVLHDNLDGEYLFVGHVGVLVPAEEGFLFVEKLTFEEPYQAIKFESKEDCYKYLATKYADYTGDGLAKPFIMDNEKWVEGY
- a CDS encoding neopullulanase, giving the protein MELTAIYHRSESEYAYLYKDKIMHIRIRTKKDDIESIHLHYGDTFIFLEDHYEASKAMIKVTSDALFDYWQAEVSVGYARLQYLFELKDKLGQSILYGDKGCVANTLENLHYEGNGFKIPYIHEIDACHVPDWVAKTVWYQIFPERFANGNPEISPEGALAWDSSIKPKTSDFFGGDLQGIIDYLDYLQDLGITGLYLCPIFESPSNHKYNTTDYFEIDRHFGDKKIFRKLVEGAHQRGMKIMLDAVFNHIGDQSPQWQDVLKHGEKSEYKDWFHVQEFPVTKDKLGNPRKLPYHTFAFASYMPKLNTANPQVRDYLLSVATYWIEEFDIDAWRLDVANEVDHQFWRDFRKAVLAKKPDLYILGEVWHTSQPWLNGDEFHAVMNYPLSDTIKDYFLRGVKKSPQFINEINSQSMYYRQQISEVMFNLLDSHDTERILTTAKGDVQLVKSALACLFLQRGTPCFYYGTELELDGGPDPDCRRVMPWERVFDSNEMLNFMKKLIQLRKDASGIIQHGTYSLQEIKPDVLALEWNYDGQKVQAIFNQSSENYLVDSDTVALASHCQELGLQLEILPKGFVVQ
- a CDS encoding phosphoribosylanthranilate isomerase → MNSLFDEFRTICSHLNPVGITPTLMGSLGFEYRSNEEWQPSDIDIHVSGDPRGWDAPDHLRIYDWDKIMKVMNHLGYTLVDIHEHEFQKDGVSVEFGSIDSLPDFAGVSESDIELIHLEDITFRVPSLEQYFSIYKASSQDSYRNDHNNNKDFKKIDWLERHL
- a CDS encoding lipid kinase, which produces MKKAMLIINPTSGGEKALDYKVKLENKAKDYFEQVETKITEKALDATLFAEEASREQYDAVVVFGGDGTVNEVISGIAEREYVPKLGIIPGGTGNLITKLLEINQDIDGAIDELDFNLTNKIDIGKANDNYFGYIFSIGSLPEAIHNVEIEDKTKFGILAYAVNTMKSVMTDQVFNIKVETENGNYVGEASHVLVLLTNYFADKKIFEEDKDGYANILILKDASIFSKLSVIPDLLKGDVVGNDNIEYIRACNIKISSDSELESDVDGDKSDNLPVEIKVLGQHIEVFSQPKE
- a CDS encoding tandem five-TM protein — translated: MDTSTISPKSYYWGIKTDTITVNMVEIEKNNNQFAIKPRRPVNATMIAIIVQPIVKVSYDALKELFIHNNISEQILLKLLLFSISMLISYFAAVISLRLAHKKAEKWIPKNSNKYTVTFTTIKKSNGGVYPFIGLILLCLLFFLCLNNGTEGAFLVINGIVSLFFFMFTLGSFPIAHPYKHGQIEVEKIEKI
- a CDS encoding lipoprotein — encoded protein: MKKYKHLLWLSGLVIVLISLLSLNACSLGGETIPQNRTKEQFEFEKTFEPMFKFLEQEQKDFNGLEAYKSRVYIKNGDEVKRYEIDLGITKADGKGDYRIQIGENKKTVPVSYSNGKLHYDSEIDPLFDEEILNLVVKRDVFDSLNVKRTLRTGTTELSEIIYQPENNSDLFQKLKNKYDLPEETTCQIRIDYSDKTNYGITIQLTSKEMSVKIGLTIIKKRG
- a CDS encoding ADP-ribosylglycohydrolase, whose translation is MLGAIVGDIVGSVYEWNNIKTKDFPLFRENCFFTDDTVMTCAVAEAIMNGGQKDDFIDAMKKYGRMYPDAGYGARFGNWVDGDDREPYNSFGNGSAMRVSPCAWTMDCSFCARTGVWPSRRAVARLSAEVTHNHPEGVKGAMATSDTIFMCRYYFGGYSGDYGKPINDNPTECKRLIKEHIEQEYGYNLSQTLDEIRPTYRFNETCQNTVPQAIIAFLESTDFEDAIRNAISLGGDSDTLAAITGSIAEAAYGIPDWIKEQTYSYLDNPLKEVIERWELFIAGK